The DNA region CAGACCGTTAATAACAACACTTGATTAAATAGTAATTATCATTTGATTACTCCTCCATATTGTGCTCGTAACCGCAAACATCAATAATGAACTAATCGATTGGATTTTACTTTGATGTGATTTAATGGCACTAAGTGACCAAAGCTCGATAAACAAGTGGAAGGTTCCAGCGCGGCTAACTAGCTATGTATAGGGAGAAAGAAGTTCTCAAAACACACTTTCATATGCAAAAAGAACAACACATAGCATGACCAACAAAATGATGGAATTGCTTTCCACCTAATTGCCATCTCATAATGAGACATATGCCAAAGACATTATATCCATTCCAACACTCTTACAAGCTACCGCGTGCACCCTCAATCCGTTAAAAGTTCGAGTCTACTACGGTGTGTGCTTTTAAGCATTTTAGCTCATTCCAAAACACTCGCAATATCTTGATGCAGAAAGGATCACAGGGAAGCGgttaaaattgaagaaacGAAGGACGAGAAACAAGGTCGTATCCAAAAATAATCTTAATGACAGACTGGCATATGAGGTTACGAAACATAAAAGAGCAATAAGTGCAATTGACAAATTGTTCTGTCAAAGGTTGCACTTAGTGCATGAATTCAAAACCTATTTTAAGCATTTTGTGACCAGGGTAAAGATTAACCTCAAGTACATTGCTTCACAACGTATGTGTTTTAATCATtgagaaaatatgaaaatgggAAACTCTAGACGGACAAAAACTACAAAGTAGACAAACAAGAATCATcaaactttcttttcctttttggctTAATCAAGATATATTATAAGTCAAATAAAGTCATAATGTGTATCAACATGTGTCGGTTCAAGCCGTTCAACACTTGTTCTCATTAAGTAAGGTCTTAGGTTCGAGTTtagtgaatagagaaaattcacgctgggaGAACTTTATCCCTTAATGGACTGACCCGGCttaactgaattagtcggggtcCATTGGGATTCGAATACCACGCtctcacacaaaaaaaaaaaagccataATGTGTAGCAAGGTCCCCAAGAGGATGATTTTTATAAGTCAAATAAAGCCATAATGTGTAGCAAGGTCCCCGAGTGGATGATTAATGAAACAATCCAAGGGCCAATTGCATTCATGATCACTAGGAGTGTTAAATGGTCTGCATATAGTTGTGATTTCCCTATTGGTAGAAATTGTAGTCCATTATGGATCCAAGAAATTATGTGCAGATGGGCCATGGAGGATCTAGATAGCGTTACAATCCAAAAGTAATTTGACCCACGAATGAAAATGGGGTTAATTCGAGAACGAATGATGAGGCCAAGGACCCTAGCCAACTTTTTTAAACTTTCATCGATGCACATGTTCGATCCCATAATGCTCGATAGAATCTCATGATTCCAGTACAATAAGGATATAATATGAGCATTTCTAACATCAATTATCATAAATAGTGAATACGAAAAGTCTCTCTTTCATAACAATcgatttaattaatattcgTATAAGTATTCAATTAAAATGGACAAAGAACTTGATTAGCAAAATTGGCTCCTTTTTCAGAAAATAGTCATTAATCAAAATGTCGAAAACTTCACTACATCAACTCAGTGGTCATAGTAGGAATATACCTATGCCCAAAGGAATCTCCAAGAGATTTCAAACATGTATTTCATAGTGAGCATTGAATTAAACCTTGAGGTAGTacaatatgtatgtatagctATATACATCATTTGCTAGAGTACAAAAAATGCTGATGACATTAATTTCATCCGACGAGAAATGACCTTTACAAATCAAACTATTGGATGAATGACTCGCTACCATATATACATGATAACTGATAAGTAGCCCCACCACTAGAAAAACTgaataataacaatatatataaataatgcCATGTTTGgcaataaaatttgatttttacttaatttaatttaactttacttttcctccaattcaacaacacaatcattacttttttatctttttttttcaaatttcctctaataatttttcttctctattatttaaattaattttttaatactacactctctcaactattcaatatattttcctcaatttcaatagttctttctcaattcaacaatgcaatcgttactctctttttttttatatcttcttcaaattcttttgCATATTTTTCCCAACTACTTTTGTCTCCATTtcttcaaatcaaatttaattttgttaccAAATGTTATGTTAGTTATAATGGAGTCTACATGCAAATACAAGTATTGGTATATAGAACTCCCTCGAACTAAAAGTATCTTTATGCACATGAATCCAGCTATATCTTGGGTTTCTCACAAAGCCATCGCGTGGAATGAGCGAGGTGATTGATTTAAAATCTTGTTTcttggcatttttttttacttgaagCTTGAAAATGTATAATGATAGGTAATAGACAACATAGCTTTTGATTTTGCAGAGTTGATTGATTATTTAAGGATAATAATATAGTTGGCcggtgtgtgtgtgtataggGTAGTCCATATTTGTGGGGTACCCTATGATAATAATGGAGCAATTTCGTGATTTTGAAggcatacatatacatatatatgaaatatattataatggaAGTATGAAAGAATATGAATGATGGCTTAATCCAATGTGAAGGGAAAAGTTGTGTATAAAGAGCAATTGCACACGCGTGCATGTTTTAACTTTTCTTATGAGggctttaattaattttaggttATTTACTGCCGGGGTTTGGTGCAGTGGTATAAATTACCGACTTAGAATCATAAGGTCTCAAGTATAATCtatttattagaattttcgtaccctttattttattttatttttttgataaatacaTTTTACTGGAAGTTTGAAAATGTAGAATGATAGGAAATAGACAACATAGCTTTCGATTTTGCAGAGTCACTTGATTATCAGTACCCCTAACATTGAAATCTATTTCTCGTAAATTAACCAAATCCCAGTACATCTTCCCATTATCAGGCCATACATCCGCTCTAATATTTagataacatttttttttcccaaaaggAGTCGGGGATTTAGTGTACATATATACTGACATGTGAATTTTTGTGATGGTAGATATCTATTTCTACTTGAGTTAGCACATAACATATTcagtcttttcttttttttttcttgatttggTTCGATAATTTTTTCTATGCACATAGTTTTGAGTCATCTGATATCACTAGAAGCCGTGtgaaaagttatttttcttACGTGAATAAATTAGTTCTCGTGTAGATGAATTGTATAAAGACTAATCCGGGGTAAAATTAGATTTCCATACCAAAGAATCCATTTATACCTTCGAATTATCGCTATACCAAAAAAGAAGCAGCATTACTTTCCTTccctttttcctcttcttaTTCAGAAATTCGTAGATAGAGTTCTTCTTTGCCATTCTTATAAAGAGAACTAGCCTTTATCTCACATTCATATGCAACTTTAATGAAGATTTGAAGCATTGCCCCTTAATCTGCATacaaaaacccaaaaaaaagaattgctaattaaaattatgtcttttttttttgggtaaaaggTGAAAAGAGATGTAGATGAAAGAGAAGCGTTTCAAGGGCCCAATGGTTGCGATGGGCTTTAGTGCTTAGATCAACATCCTCTTTTTCTCTACATGGTCTTAATCATAAGCTTTGATCATCTTATcgctacttttttttttttccaagcATAAGAAAGCATCGCAAGTCGCTTCAATTGGAAGAGtatatcaaaaaaaatttgtagaAGTTTATGagtttaaataattatatttttatttatagataGTAAATACGTAACTCTTAACTTtttacaaatataaaaatataacgCAAGCCTCAATATCTATTGCATCATTCAAAGacatatatttgatatatactTCATGGAACTGCACAATTCAATGGATCCATAGTGTTCAGGACTTTTGGGAGCTCAACCAACTCACCAAGCGGTGAGATCGCGTGCTCATGTTCACGAATAGGGGTACTAGGATCCTCAATGCCTCAAAGGGCCAAAAGAGATCGATGATCATATGCATAttctcataaatatatatgtatatatatatatatatatatcgatttTATATGCACTAAACTAGTGCATGAATGACAGAATGAGTTCCAATCACTTCAACAGCTGTGAGctctaatatatttttcagttaCAAGGGAATTCATGATTTaataatagaaattctaataactaataaaaagacACGAGTAATCTCACATTATGATAATCGAACTTGAAAATTGTTGATTTTCAGGGAAAAAGATACGCTACAGTGAGGGGCAGAGCCAATGTATAGTTAGGGGGACAATTGTCCCCatgaactttgaattttttaaaattttagccaaaaaagtatgtgttttttttaatgtaaaattagtattttgtcattatgaaagaaaatatttatgtaaatAACATTTTTGCCTTCTCCATGAAAATTCTGGTTCCGTCCTTGACTACAGTATTATACCATCTTTCTCGGCAAGCTCTAGTATTAGTTATATCAACTCATAAATCGTGTGATTAGCTGAGCGCACTATGCATCTAAAATCGTGCACCCTGGTGCATATAGATAGATTTGTCGACAGGAACACCTAATAATTATGTGCCACGTCAGTCGACGCCAAGCTGGCGCGTGGTCCCTCCTAGGACCCTTGCGCCCCCTCCCTTCCCTTCTTGCAGCCTATATTATAAGACCTCCGAgggaagaaaaagggaaaagaagagTCTCTCCCTCTCTAACCTCTCTAACCTCTCTCAAGGCGTGGCTTTTGGCTTTcattactctctctctctctctctctatctccaTGAGAACTCCATTAATGAGGAGTAGAGTCCCTCTGCTTCTGAATCTTTAGCAGCTCTTTTTGcatctctcttctttcttccatTCACATGTTGTCATGAcatgggaaaaagaaaagatcttATTAGTTCTTCCTAGCTAGACATACAGTTCTCACTCACCCTTTAACACCCTCTCTTCACTTTTACATCTCTGCATACACCGGtatacaacatatatatatatatatatatatgagtttgGAGATATAATGGAAGAAGGGTACTGTGAGGAAATATCAATGAGGGATCATCCCCACTACAATGTTGCTGCTGCTCACAGCAACATCAGAAGATCAGACCAGTACTACTACCAGAATTCTCCATCTTTCTCTTCCACTCTCCTCGACGCCATCTACCGCTCCATCGATGAAGCCGTAGGAGGAGGAGTAGGAGGAGGAgctcatcctcatcatcaacCTCAACATCATCACCAACAACAGTTCTTTCACCAAGACACCACCCCCCACCACCGAGGTATATATCTCCACATCATATATGTTTTGTGTGCTAATAATATCACTACAATATCTGATGATTTGAGTCGTATATACTTGttacatttatatatgttagtACGTGTGCTAATATTGTCCTATATTTCCAATTGTCATGTATCCGGtccttttaattaattgacgACGGACAAATATATGTAGGTGGGGCTTTGAAAGGGTATGAACCAAACACTGGTACCAATGACCATCAAAGAGCCTATGTGATTGAGAACTTGACGGAGAAGCAAGGGAACAGGAAGGCGACTGTCCATCGGGATTCCATGACCGATCTCCAGAGGAGTCCTAGAAGCTTCAGAAATTCCAGCTCGAGCTCCTCAGAGTCGAGCTCAAACAAAGGAGGGTTCTCTTCGTCGGAGTCGGATTATTCCTCCCGCAGTGAGAGCAAGTCGAGGTCTTCCTCCTCGTGCTACTCCATGAAGAAGCTCAAGCCCATCCGGACTAGCATCACCATCGATCAACCTGTTAGGCCTCGGGTAATTGACACACTCGGTGAGGATGATAACTTTCGAGTTAATCAAGTTATTAGGCCTAGTGTCCATAAGCACGAAGGAGGAGTTGTGAAAGCAAAGTCTAAGGCATTGAAGATCTATGGAGAGTTCAAGAGAGTGAGTGGCAACAATAACAAGCAACCCATTTCACCGGGCGGTAAGCTCGCGAGCTTCCTAAACGCTCTCTTCAATGCTAAGAAGGCGAAGATGTCGAGTGGGCACGGTGAGAATTTCCCCGGGAAATTGCCCAAGTCGGGTCACTTATCGACTTGCTCTTCCGCGTCCTCATTCTCGAGGTCCTGCCTAAGCAAAACTCCTTCGTCAAGAGGGAAGTTGAGCAACGACGGGACTAAAAGATCTGTTAGGTTTTGCCCCGTGAGTGTGATTGTTGACGAAGACTCCAGGCCATGCGGGCAGAAAAGTGTTCTGCTTGGGGACCATCAAGACCCCTACTTGAGGCCAAAAAGCCCAGTTAAAGAACAGGAAGCTGAATATACGGTGAAGAGCTACCCGAGAATGAGGCAAAATCAAGAATCGATTAATGATGAAGatcgagaagaagaagacgatgaCGACGGAGCAAGCTGTGCAAGTTCTGATTTATTTGAATTGGAAAATCTTTCTGGGATTGGGATTGGGATTGGGATTGGTGGGTATAGGTATAGTGAGGAATTGCCAGTGTACGAGACAACCAATCTAGACACTAACAGAGCCATTGCCAACGGTTTGATAGTATAACaccaagaaaattaaaaaaaaaaaagtttaaatagATTAATGAATGGTGTGGGGGGGTTTACATGGGAATAAGATCTGCTTGCTCTCTCTTTTATGGTTAGaatatttctctttaatttctgGCAGTCCTTTTCAATGTTCACAAAGTGTTGTTAgttatctacatatatataatggttATTGCATTTTGTATattgatgtatatatataggtatgtGATCAGCTTCTTTAATTCTCTCCATGATGATTATATGATTGTTAAAACTTAACATGCAATAAGAATCATCTTGGTCgtttaccaaaaaataaataaattcatctCGGTCTAAGTGACGGTGCGTGATGAGTTCTGGCTCTGTATGGAACTTGATTATACGGCGTGTGGCATTTGATATGCTAGAACTGCATGAATGGTTCGGTTCGTTATCACAACTGCGTAAATATACGTAATGACGGCTTCAAAAATATCCTTGTTCTTATCTTTGGGGCTGGGgattttttgttttgaatGAGTAGAGGAGGGGAGgggaagaaataaaaaagtaatggcaGATTTCAAAAATCGCTTTCACACGAGAAATTTGGGGAAAAGAGCAAAAGAGAGATCAGGAGATGAGGGGAgggtgaagatgaagaagaagaggttAAAAGCAAAGGCAGAtcttccactctctctcagtCTCATCATTCATCGCACACAAAGTAAAAGCTATATATTGCTTTCCCTCATCAATTGCTTCAATAGATAAAAGACAAACAAAAATCAAATCGTatttaaatttcaatataattatatatgtagcTGTCCTTCCCTAatctttatcttttattatttaattaactgaaaatgtgaaatttaAAGAAATGATAAATCGGGTAAGCCAAGAGCATCTTATGATTTAAAGTGCTAgacgactttttttttttcaacctGAACTCTGATATACGAAAGTTTAAAATATCCAGATTAATTCAGTTTGAACTCGGCCGGTCCACTAAGTAGTAAAATTCTCACAGCgtgaatttttctatttatgaGACTTGAATCCAAAATCTTAATTATATGGAACAAACACTGAACCACTTGAATTATCTCGTTTTAGTGAATGAGTGCTATTGAATTTAGATAtcgaaaaaatataagaaaaatatggtTCCTATTATATGAACttttcaattacaagaatgGCTCAAGAGCTTTGTATAGGAATTAGcagaaatagaaaagaaagtgaTACAGGAGGTACAGTCCCATGGTGTTACGAAAAAATATACGATAGTAGAAGAAAATATGAATGAAAAGCAAAAAAGGACACACGAAATTGATTATCCAGTTCGTCATAGAAGAAATTCTGACTACGTCTTGGGACGCCGGCAAGTCAGGTAttctactatttttttttagttaagaTTACAAGAGATATAAACTACTATTTATAAAGGGAACAAACCCTAATTACATCACCAATAGGCTCTCGATCCGGAATCACAGTACTTCAAGCTCCATAACTCCACACATAACAATTAGTggattgctttttttttttttggataagtgcGATATATCAATCCAACCTGAGTAAACCAATCATATTTACAATAGTCCAGCAGATTTTGTTATAATAAAcagaatgaaaaataaaagaatagcTAAACCAACTTTCTCAAATTTAAGCAATTCGTAAAACGATAACCTTCAAACTTAGCTACAAGATTTGAAACAGAAGCTGCTCTGAATCTAACAACATCAATAATTTGAGATGCAATGAAATCTCATGTATTCTCAGTTATATATGTgttaccttttttttctttttccttttcacaaTTTCCATGTGTTTGTGTCCTCTTTTACTTTAGAAACTTCCCAAATATCATTTGGGCATTGAAAGTTGCTCCTGGAGACTGCTAGAATGGTATGGGGGAACTGTAGATGTTCAATGTCTTTCTAGACTGTTG from Punica granatum isolate Tunisia-2019 chromosome 3, ASM765513v2, whole genome shotgun sequence includes:
- the LOC116198572 gene encoding protein BIG GRAIN 1-like A, which codes for MEEGYCEEISMRDHPHYNVAAAHSNIRRSDQYYYQNSPSFSSTLLDAIYRSIDEAVGGGVGGGAHPHHQPQHHHQQQFFHQDTTPHHRGGALKGYEPNTGTNDHQRAYVIENLTEKQGNRKATVHRDSMTDLQRSPRSFRNSSSSSSESSSNKGGFSSSESDYSSRSESKSRSSSSCYSMKKLKPIRTSITIDQPVRPRVIDTLGEDDNFRVNQVIRPSVHKHEGGVVKAKSKALKIYGEFKRVSGNNNKQPISPGGKLASFLNALFNAKKAKMSSGHGENFPGKLPKSGHLSTCSSASSFSRSCLSKTPSSRGKLSNDGTKRSVRFCPVSVIVDEDSRPCGQKSVLLGDHQDPYLRPKSPVKEQEAEYTVKSYPRMRQNQESINDEDREEEDDDDGASCASSDLFELENLSGIGIGIGIGGYRYSEELPVYETTNLDTNRAIANGLIV